Within the Eucalyptus grandis isolate ANBG69807.140 chromosome 1, ASM1654582v1, whole genome shotgun sequence genome, the region ATAAGGGCCACCGGTAAATCTAATCCCATAAAGAAAGTGGCATATGTATAGGAATTGATAAAAcagtaaaaaattataatggACACAGTGCCAAGTACCAATCGCTCCAAGTCCAACTAGAGAGGTCTCTTCACACCAACATCTATGGCCAGGACAAAGTCTATAAGGTTTTTCCAGTAAAGGCAGCGACCATGATGTTACGTATATATGAATTGGGGGAATGAATCAACGCGTCGCTCTAGAGTTTAGTCCCTCAACGAACAGGTCAACTTAGCATGGGTGGAACGAGCACATTTTGTTGAAGATACTGACCTCAAGTCTACCTTAGACAAGAGTACGGACCACAAGAATATTGGACAATGctatatgaaaatcaaacctTGTTGGTCcagcttttcaaatatatgaatGACTTTGACACTTGGATTTGTCCCTTTGTTGTTGACTAATGCTGGTAAAACTATGTTTGAAGTCCTGCTTGATCATTCAAATGTCTGATGTCGAGTTTGAGTGTTCACCGCTCAAATTCATTGCATGTTATTCTAGTGTATGACGAGGACATGTCCAAGTTGCACCACTAGGGTCTTCTTCACACTGAGATATGCCCATCCTTATCCACTAGTATGATGCCTGCTTAGATGCTTCTATCTACGTACTCGATGACAATGCACTAGTCTCAATTGAAGTTTCTACACGACACTTTGCGCGTTTATTGACCCGTTCTTCTTTGAGATCTCTTACCTCGCCCTTGCTCCGAGCACAAACAGGTATATATACTTTTCCTTGTGAATTTGTTTCTACACTTGTCCGCTCGAACCCTATATGGTACAGCCATGGATAGCAAAAACAGTAGTCCGTGGTCGTTCATACTCCcaattttcttgctttgctcATCTCTGTACACCCACCTCTGTCTTGGCACAGACAAGCTCGATGCGAATCGATCTATATCTGGTAATCAAACCTTAACCTCATCGGGTGGCAACTTTACGCTTGGCTTCTTCTCGCCGGGTAACTCCACGTACTCCTACATAGGCATCTGGTACAACAAAATCAGCGTGCAAACCGTCGTCTGGGTCGCCAACCGAGACAACCCTGTCACTGACAGGCACTCCACTGGACTGAAGGTCTCAGGTGGCAATCTTGTGATTGTTAACAACTCCGAAGTCCCTGTTTGGTCCACGAATCTGACTGCTTCTTCATCTGGATCGAGCTCCATGGTGGCGGTTCTTGAGGACGACGGCAACTTCGCTCTCAAAGCGGCGCCGAATTCTTCTGTGACTCTGGCAGAGCTTTGATTACCCGACGCACACGTGGCTTCCCGGCGCCAAATTAGGGATCGACAAGCGCAAAAACACAAGTCAGCGCTTGACATCATGGAAGAACGCCGAGGACCCTTCGACAGGTTTGTTCTCTCTCAATCTCCAGCCATTCGGTGAGTACTACATATGGTGGAATAGGTCTAAGCATTACTGGACTAGTGGGACGTGGGACAATCAGacgaaaattttctctttggtcCCTGAAATGAGAGCGAACTATATTTATGAGTTCAAATATGTGGACAATGAGAACGAGAGCTACTTCACCTATTCAATCAAAAGCTCCTTCAACACCATATCAAGGTTTGTGATGGACCTTTCTGGGCAGATCAAGCAGGAGTCCTGGTTGCCTTCCCAGGCGTGGACCATGTTCTGGTCTAAGCCCTCGCAACAATGCGATGTGTATAGACTTTGTGGGCCTTTCAGTGTTTGCAGCGAGCAGAGCGAAGTTTTGTGCAACTGCTTGCCGCGATTTAGCATAAGCTCTCCAGTGAATTGGAATCGGAGGGATTGGTCTGGTGGTTGCAAGAGGAATTCGAACTTAAATTGTGCAGCGAATGCAGAGAAAGACCGTTTCTGGCCTATGTCTAACATGAAATTGCATGATGCTCCTCAATCTTTAGTTGCAGAGAGCGATCAGGAATGCCGAACTGCTTGTTTGAGCAATTGCTCTTGCACGGGTTATGCTTTTGAAAATAATGCCTGCTCAATCTGGATTGGGGATCTCTTCAATGTGGAACAGCTCAAACAAGGCACTACCCCTGGAACGAGTTTCTATGTTCGGCTTGCTGCCTCCGACATTAAGGATCCCAGCAAGAAGAGTAAAGTAACTGCAATAGTGGCAGGGTCTGTTAGTGCCGCGGTAGCGATATTAGCCATTGTCTCGTTTGCCatttggagatggaggagaggggCAACTGtaacaacaaaagaagtggaGGGTTCACTGATAGCCTTTGCATACCGGGACTTGCAAGTAGCAACAAAGAATTTCTCAGAGAAGTTGGGTGGGGGtgggttcggttcagttttcaAAGGAACATTACCTGATTCAAGTCACATAGCGGTCAAGAAGCTTGAAAGCATAAGCCAAGGTGAGAAGCAATTCCGAATGGAAGTAAGCACAATCGGCACCATCCAGCATGTGAATCTTGTCAGGCTTCGCGGATTCTGCTCTGAAGGTGACAAGAGGCTGTTGGTCTATGATTTCATGCCAAATGGTTCCTTAGACTATCATCTCTTTCATAGAAAGGACTCGAAGGCCTTGGATTGGAAAACGAGGTACCAAATTGCTTTGGGAACGGCTCGAGGTCTGGCTTATCTCCATGAGAAGTGCAGAGATTGCATCATACATTGCGACATCAAGCCAGAGAACATCCTTCTAGATGCTGAATTCTGTCCAGAAGTGGCAGATTTTGGCTTGGCAAAGCTTGTTGGCCGAGATTTCAGCAGGGTGTTGACAACCATGAGAGGCACAAGAGGGTATCTTGCGCCAGAGTGGATCTCTGGAGTGGCCATAACAGTAAAAGCTGATGTTTATAGCTATGGGATGATGCTTTTTGAGTTTGTGTCGGGAAGGAGGAACTTAGAGCTATCGGAAAATGGGGCCATCGAGTTCTTCCCAACATGGGCTGCTAGCAAGATAGCTGAAGGAGGTGATCTGCTTGATCTTTTGGACCCAGACTTGGAGAAAAACGCTGATACTGAAGAGCTAAATAGGATATGCAGAGTTGCTTGCTGGTGTGTCCAAGATGAGGAAACTCACAGGCCATCGATGGGGCAGGTTGTTCAAGTACTCGAGGGGTTGTTGGATGTGAACCTGCCCAGGATATCGAGAGCCCTTCAACTGCTTCTTGGTAATCAGGAGCATGTAGTTTTCTTCACTGAGTCGTCATCATCGGACCAGAATTCCCAGACGAATAGTAATACCTCAACTTCTTCCTTGCAGAACCCAAATAGTTCATCTTCGACGAAGTCCGAGTCTTGAGGATGATAAGATAAATACTTAGTACAAGAAGTGCTTCAGTTAGATAGTGCATATGCTCCTCTGTTTTTTCTGTAGTCAAGAGCGAATCTCAGCATTTGGGGATTGGCTTTCTTGGGGCTTTTCCCCCTAGCTATTTATGTTGCACGTAGATACAAGCAAGCTTGGAATAAGTGCGCGGCCAGACCAGTTGTAAAGATTCTTCATTCTATATAATGATCTGTTGTCTGCTTTTTGAGATCCCAGGTGAGATCGGTAGTTAGCATCGAAAACTGTCATCTCCACGAgcccgagagggagagagtgcgAGCGAGAGAAGGGGAGAAGGCACCCAGATCTGCGAGTTGCAGGGAGAAAAAAGGCTCGGACGCCGTCGACGGCCCACCGGACCACCCACCCGACGCTGCATCCCCTGTTGCAGTGAGCTAGGGTTGTCCgcctttgtttgtttgtttgtttgtgcaTGCTGGGGTCGTCGGGACAGGACTCGCAGCCGCCGGCTTCACGCGAGTTCAGGCCCCCGACCGTCCGTAGTCCGCCTCCCCGCCGGTCCCCGTTGTTCGCCTGTTCGGAGCCCTGTCGCGATCCCGAGCCTGAAGGGCTCCGCCTTGTCCTCCTCAACTGGTGCCCGCCAGGCGTTCGCTGGAAATCTCAGGCGAGCGTCGTATCTGCAGTGACCGGCGGTGACGGATGGCGATAGGCGACGGTATCGGCTGCAACGGCCGGCCGGCGGAGGCCCGAGCTCGGACCGAGACGAGCTCGGCCGCCTCCGCCGCAGATCGTCAAATCTCGAGGGCTCCCGCGGCGACGGAGAAGATGGGTTGAAATCGGGCGGATCCGGGTCGTCGATCGGGTAGGTTGTTTAGGATTCGGGTCGCGGTTACTGAGTCGGGTCGGACCCAAGTCGTCGTTCGGGTAGGGTTCCGCCTGGGTTGGGTTTGTACGTGTGGGCGGGGTAGCCTTTTGgctgtagtttttttttttaaatgaaaacgGGCCGAATAGTTTGGGCTTTTATGttctaagaaaagaaaaatccctgGCCGGGCCTGCGTTGCAGGCCGTCCGGTCTTGGGTGGACGACCCGGTCGTttcttaatatattattataatactattttaataaaataagaataaattaataaattattttcagaaaattaaaaaaaaaaccaaaatatccTATATATTacacaatttcccaaaaaatcagaaaaagccaaaaaatgattaatatcttcaaaaaaaccaaaaaatccaATAATCCGTTCTatgttcaaaaataaaaaaaagaccaaCAATGTGTTTTTCCTCCACACATGGAAATTCcctcgaaaatccaaaaagtcttagggtttaaacaatatTAGGTATTGGAAAAGAATTAGTGATTAgggtttaaataagattaggtatcagagaaggcattagtgattaactagtgtaaatTAAGTTCTCGAACCTAATTTCTCTGATTGCACAGGGGTGAATATTCCTCCCGATAATTCGCTTGAAATTCTAATTGACCCATCCCGAATTGATTAGTGTCGactacattttaaaattaacttataggCAAGAAATATCAAACcattaagtcatgaattggtaaTCTTAGGAGAGCCCGGGCTAAGCGTAATAGACCTAGTCAAACCATTAGCTTCCGTAGGCACCCGCACATAACCGGGCACTGAAAAAAGAGGTCACGACAGTGCTtccattcatttgtttattgCTTACCCTTTAATATTTGTGACACTGCTTTAAAAGTTTTGTAAAACCAAATTCGTTATGTCAATGTTGCTCGTTAAAAATCTCCACTTTGTTCAGGAAtttattgaattctcatttcaATCAAGTTGATCCAAACAGTATTTTCAATTGCAAcgggaaatttttttggaaggCCTAGCTTTGATTTTCAGTTCATAATCCATCCATATCAAGGCTACTCCAGTGGGCCTTTGCGGCACCATAATCCCCTTAGTTTTTCCAAGCTTcccttcatttgtttttcctttctaccattgccactttttcttttcctttttcctgtaACAATTCTTAAATACTTTCGATCTGACGTATTGTTTCACTTTTCTTTGCTGCAGTTATTTTACTCTGATTGTGGATCCTTCTCTACTGCTAGAGGTGCTATTAAGATGTCTTTAACTTCCttaagcaataaaaaaaaaagggtgcaATTTGCTTATATCTTTATTTAGTGGTGTTTCTGAAAAAGGGTGGGCAAATATCTTTgagaaatgcaaatacctttaggTTGAaagggtttttcaaaatgcaaataatatttggtaaattataattttaaagtgTATTGCAAAACAATTTTAACTTAAATACAATTTGGTAAAAACTACATTTTGCATATgacttttattgatttttttttaaatctagcTACCGATGGCTTTATCTAGCTGCCACCAGCCTCGCTTGAGGTCGTGCAACCTCAGGCAACACCTGGGGTTCGCGACCTAGGTGGCCGTATGGGTCGTGACACTTAGGTTTGTGCAGCCCAAATAGCTACCTAGGTCGTGAACTCCCGGCAATCATCACCTGAGTCATGTGAACCTAGGCAACCATCACCTGGTTCACGCAAATCGAGGCGACCACCTCCTTAGGTCGCATGACCTCAGACAATGGCCGTGACCCTCAAGCAGTCGGTTGCCAAGGTCGAACGACCCCTCAAGCAATGGTCGCCAACGCAGGCAACTCCTTGGTCGATGGTCGTTGGCCTCCATTTGTTTcctcgaagaagatgaacagtacccgTGAGACTTGTATTCCAAAGATGCAATTTCCCAAAGTACCTCTGAAACTACTTTGGTTAAAGCCCCTTAGAGCCATTTGAAGATACAATTGTATCTTGCCAAAGTCGTCCAAAAAATTGAACTAAACACGTTTACGTTTGGCCAAATCCCTTTAGAGTCCAAAAGCCCCTTCCAAATACCGAACCAAATGGGCCCATAGActatctctccctccctccctccctccttcctgtaggttcttcttcattttattatgaaaacAAAAACCCACAAAAACTATTATTTGTACCGACTCACGACTAGCAATTGAGTAGTTATGAGCTATGAGCTCCGTGGCTCATGACTCGAGTGAATGAAAACGTTGCACGATTAAAGCTCATGTGGCAACGCCACAAGCTCAAAGATCAAGTAGCCATGGCTCAAGCTTTGCAGCTCAAATAGACATCATGGCTACGGCCATCTGTGAGCTTGAGCATGAATGGCCATGGCCAATGCTAGCTGAGAGTTGGAGCCCACGGTAATGGCGGGTCATAATGGAGCTCTCTCTCaattgtcattttttctttttatgtttatgttgtctAATTCAGCACCTATGTGGTGTCATGCTATGTAAGCATAATATAGCACGATACATGTGTTCCAACATCCACGTTAGTAAAATTTGATTGGTAAGAGAAAAAGGTACAGCAGAAAGATTAACTGTGACACTTTCTATGTAAGTAAATGAgctttgaggaaaaaaagagagaaataaaagaagagggtttgaaaagtcaacaaaagaagttgAAGGAGAAGAGTGGAAGCTTCGGCTGTTtttaaagagaagagagagggactGCTTGGGTAGAAACGAAAtagggaaaaggaagaaaaaaaaaaggaggatagaaaagaaaagaagggagaaagaggaaaggaggaAGGGAAAATTTTTGGCGCGTCACGACCCGGAAGCCTCACCAAGCCGACTTAACCCCATTTTGAGGATAATGCCTGCTCAATCTGGATCGGGGATCTCTTCAATGTGGAACAGCTCAAACAAGGCACCACCCCTGGAATGAGTTTCTATGTCCGACTTGCTGCCTCCGAAATTAAGGATCCCAGCAAGAAGAGTAATGTAACTGCAACAGTGGCAGAACTGTTGGTGCCGCGGTAGCGATATTAGCCATTGTCTCGTTTGTCgtttggagatggaggagaggggCAACTGTAACAACAAAAGTAGTGGAGGGTTCACTGATAGCCTTTGCATACCGGGACTTGCAAGTAGCAACAAAGAATTTCTCAGAGAAGTTGGGTGGGGGTgggtttggttcagttttcaAAGGAACATTACCTGATTCAAGTCACATAGTGTTGGCCTGAGATCTTAAGAAAGGAGATTTgttaattctatttttattctggTTGCTTGTTTCCTTAGTTGTGGCAACCTTTTATGTACATATGATTGAACAATGGCAGATGCTCaatacaacaacaacaaaaagaaaaagaaaaaaaaagagagaccgAAAGCTTTGTCCGAGGACGTAGGCACATTGCCGAACCTCGTAACCTTTGTGTCTTTGTGtgaagttttgtttttttcttcatggtatcagagcgggtTATGACCCTGATTATTTGAAGAACTCGCCTCATCCTCTGTGTTGTTTTTTGTTGAGCACCATGACAATTTCAGAATTAGAATCTGGAAAACTTCCCGACAAAGGTGCAAGTTCTGAATCAGCGAAGGCTGTGGTGCATGAGGTAAACAACCAACGTCTTACATCTATTTTGCTGAATGGAAGGAATTTCTCCCATGGTCACGAGCATTGACCATTGCGCTTGGAGGCCGATCGAGGCTTGGACATATTACTAGGCAAACTAAAGCCCCTGATGAAAGTCATCCAAATTTTGAAGAATGGCAAGCGAGCGATCATGGCGTTATGACTTGGATCTTCAACTCAATGTAGCCTAAAATCTATGAGATTTTTGCTTATTTAGATTCGGCCAAAACATTGTGGGATTCGTTGTCTGAGATGTATGGTCAAGCCAATAATGCATCTTGAATCTTTGAGCTTCAACAAGGTCTTGCTACCTCTAGGCAAGgtgcaaatcaatcattcacGG harbors:
- the LOC104440145 gene encoding LOW QUALITY PROTEIN: G-type lectin S-receptor-like serine/threonine-protein kinase At2g19130 (The sequence of the model RefSeq protein was modified relative to this genomic sequence to represent the inferred CDS: inserted 2 bases in 1 codon), whose product is MDSKNSSPWSFILPIFLLCSSLYTHLCLGTDKLDANRSISGNQTLTSSGGNFTLGFFSPGNSTYSYIGIWYNKISVQTVVWVANRDNPVTDRHSTGLKVSGGNLVIVNNSEVPVWSTNLTASSSGSSSMVAVLEDDGNFALKAAPNSSVXLWQSFDYPTHTWLPGAKLGIDKRKNTSQRLTSWKNAEDPSTGLFSLNLQPFGEYYIWWNRSKHYWTSGTWDNQTKIFSLVPEMRANYIYEFKYVDNENESYFTYSIKSSFNTISRFVMDLSGQIKQESWLPSQAWTMFWSKPSQQCDVYRLCGPFSVCSEQSEVLCNCLPRFSISSPVNWNRRDWSGGCKRNSNLNCAANAEKDRFWPMSNMKLHDAPQSLVAESDQECRTACLSNCSCTGYAFENNACSIWIGDLFNVEQLKQGTTPGTSFYVRLAASDIKDPSKKSKVTAIVAGSVSAAVAILAIVSFAIWRWRRGATVTTKEVEGSLIAFAYRDLQVATKNFSEKLGGGGFGSVFKGTLPDSSHIAVKKLESISQGEKQFRMEVSTIGTIQHVNLVRLRGFCSEGDKRLLVYDFMPNGSLDYHLFHRKDSKALDWKTRYQIALGTARGLAYLHEKCRDCIIHCDIKPENILLDAEFCPEVADFGLAKLVGRDFSRVLTTMRGTRGYLAPEWISGVAITVKADVYSYGMMLFEFVSGRRNLELSENGAIEFFPTWAASKIAEGGDLLDLLDPDLEKNADTEELNRICRVACWCVQDEETHRPSMGQVVQVLEGLLDVNLPRISRALQLLLGNQEHVVFFTESSSSDQNSQTNSNTSTSSLQNPNSSSSTKSES